TGTCTTGGGAAACCGAAGTCCACACCAAGTTATTCTCCTCAGAGACTTCATAAGAACCCCTGTTGCCTTTTTTGCTCCAATCAGATGACTGACCATCAAAGGAAGTGTTTTCAGTGGTCCACGAAGgcttattattttcatttggtTTTCTTTCTTTGTTCCAACCATCTACATTTCCAGTGGACGTTTTTCCCCAATCAGATGAGCCAGAATTTTTGGAAACATTTGGCATGTTCCAACCACTGGGCTTATCATCCTCATTTTGTTTTGAGCTACTCCATTCATTTCCACCAGCAGATCCTTCATTTGGCTTGCTCCACGATGGTCCTTCATCATGCTTGTTCGACAAAGATGTGCCATCCTGCTTGCCCCACAAAGATTTACTATCCTGCTTCCACGATGATCCACCATCAACACCAACAGGCTTGGGTTTATTCCAACTGTCGGCCTGCCCTTTTTCAGTAGCAATTCCACCCACCATTTTAGTATCCCAGTTTTTAGTTTGACTGTCACTTGTGTTAGCACTGCCCGAATTAACCCAGTCCCCAGCAGAAATACCGATATGGACACTGTTTCCAACAGAAGCAGACTTATCATTCCATTTTTCTGACAAATTCCACTGAGAATGCTCCTGGTTTTTCTCAGAAAGACCTTCCAGTTCAGAATCTCTGCCTTTACCCCAAGCAGGCCCACTCTTTCCCCAGCCTCCCACACCATCTTTTTTAGTATCATCCTGGTTTTGCCATTTACTTTCATCTGCAACAGCAGAGTCCCGCAATGCAAACTTTATCTTTCTTCCAGGTACTTGCTTCTGGTTTATTAAGTTCTCGACTTGCATCACCCCATCCCCCACTCTGTCTATCTGATGAAACATCAGATTGGCCCCAAGATACCTTAATTCCACAGTTATCTCCAGCAGTGCTCCACTTCTCAGAAGCTTTCCCCCAAGATTCGTTTTTCTCTGCATTGTCAGAGTTATCAAGAGGTGGTTCAACTGATTTGCCCCAGCTATCAGAAGTACCACCACTAACAGCAGTAGTAGCTAGCTTCCATCCACTACCAGTTCCCCAACCATCAATTGGCCCAGCATTAGGAACTGTTTTCTCACCAACTGAGACTGCGCCCCATGATGAATTTTGATTTGAAGTCGCTTTGATCTGCCAACCAGAATCTTCTGCAAGacattttattgcaagaaaaattaaccaaaaaaaaTGATAATCAGAGGCTCGTACAAGAAACATGAATGCATTTTCCATCAGGATTGTATTCAGATTACCCTCAGTTAGAAACAAAATCTTCAAGGAAAGTAAAAACAACTACTTAAAGAAAGTTTAACCAAATAAATTAAGGCTGACATTAACTATCACTGCAGCTTCTGAAGACTAAAAGTGTCAAACACCAGTCTCGACAATCTAAGCTGATGGATGAAGCAATTACAGATTAACTTTTTTTTAACCCAACTTTTGTTACTTTTATAAAATTAGAATTGGATTATCCTTTTGAAAAAAGAAATGGCTATAAAAGCTCCAGAGCCGCAAGGATGGCATGTACCAAATGAACATGTATTGAAACTGGTGTATCTTCTATGTAAACTTTTTTTCCGCAAAAGGGACAGATGGAGTGTTCACGGATAAACTACCTCTAGTTAGCAATTTAAACTGTATCCAATTTTTAGGATATGAAGATGCACAACACATACCTTTCATGGCATCACCAGCTACAGGATCAACAGGACCAGATTCATTTGGAAGCTGCAAATACTTCTCAGTTCATCAACATTACTCGTGCACGAGAACAAACAGATGTTCTCCCATAACAAAACAGAATACCCTATAATCAAAACTAACCGAGAAGCTTGATGTTGGCAAAGACGACCAAGAAGACCGGCAAATATAAGCACACCATATCGTATGTCAGCAAGGGAAACCAACAATAACTCCAAACGCAAATGTGGAGGCAGTTTTTCTCTCAGTCATTTTCAATACAAGAAGCAATTCCCTATAGGCTATAGGTATTACATCTTCCATTTCATTAGCTAAATGGGGATCTTCTCACGACAATTCGATAAAGGTTGATAAAAGCATCTGTCTACAATTAATCAATCTGCAGTTTCGATAATTTAAGAAAGGACCACTCACAAATTATAATCTCAAGTCAAAAACGTTTTTGAGAACGAGACAGGTTCAAATTCTCAACACCATGATGATAAAAATATTCCAGAAAATTGAAGTTCAACCAAAATTGATAATGAGCATCAGTTAAGAGTTCAACCTTTCATTAGATCCACCTGCATTCCAAGTGTTAACCTCTGTTGACAATGTGGCCCCATCCATCCAGCCTTCAAACATCATACATGTTTTTTTCAATGGAACAGATATGTGAAAAAGATTGTAAATTAGACATGAAGGTGGATGCAAAATAAAGTGATTCAAACCATAAAAGGCACATTACCACTTGCGCCATCATGTGTTTCAAGGAAATCAAAAGGTTTTACATCCTCCCTGTAGAGCACAAAAAAGTTTTTCACAGACTATAGAAAACCAAACCAAAATTGAGAATCGCGTCAATTATTTTCAACTCAGAAGCAGTATGCTGCCTTACCCCTGGGAGATGGCTGGATTTCTTCCGCGAACCTCAGATAAATGCTCACTTTTCACTGCAACATTACAAGAGgtgttttaataaaaataatgataaagaTCAATATTGCTTCATCATACCCGTTAAAATCTTTTTTTGCGAGTCCAGCTTCACAGTGACATCAGAACGACGAACAGCCAATACTCGACAAAGGTAACCCTTTAAAGGGCCAACTCTGATTCTTAATGATTGGCCAACAGAGAACATTCCATTTTCCTGGCGTTTATCTACATTGAAAAAACACATTTGACAGCTTAAAAGAAGTAGTAGTAGCTTCAAATGAGTCCAACGTCagattttgaaatttaaaacatacaGTTGCATTTATCATCCTTCTCTTGCCAAGATTTGCTTGGAGATAAAGGAGATTTTGGTGACGATGGTAAATCCATAAAGCTTGAAGACCCAGGTTCACTACCCTGAAACCAAGTCAAATTTTGACGGTAAGGGAGACCAGTATTCTGTCAAAACAAGAAAAGAAGTTAAAATTCCTGCTTTTTACAATTGAATACAGACAAACCTTTGCATTTGATGCAACGCCAGAAGAATTGACTTTCTCACATAGCTGTCCTTTAATGCAGATATAACCATCATTCTCCTGTTCACTTTCATCACACAAAAACAATATCCCTTTGTATATCTTTTTAACAATCCCTTGTTTATCCTACAATGCCAATTTAATATGCACTTAAGCATATTAGCCTTTCAAAACTTAAATACAatataaaaattgaattttctaATAACAAGTTTAATGCCAGACCTTTAATGGACCTTCTAAAACCCGGACACAGTCGTTAATTGATACCGTGTTTGAGTGGTGGTCTATGACAGTGAATAATTTCTTATCAAACGATGCTCTTTTCAGGTCACTTTGTTTAATGGTGATCACCGATGGTCCTTCTGAGCCTTCTTTAATGACCtgaaacaaaggaaaaggaacaaAGGCAGAGTGGATCGACATATATAAACAGTTCAACCAGCTATAGTTTTATGAAGTGTAAAATGGTTATACCTTGACATTATCACCCTTCTCCGAGCCAATGACAACACCAAAATCCCTCCGCCTGGCACACAGGTCAGGATtgtaaaaatgattttaaataaacCACAAATGCAAAAGGTAGATATAAATAAGTCCTAAAACATGATAACAACAAGAGACCCACCCAAAAAAAACCAGATCATGCATAAAACTTGTTCCAACATCAGAGCTAGAAGAACCCTTTGATTTCCCATCAGAGCTAGACGGACCTTTTGATTTCCCATCAGAGCTAGACGGACCCTTTGATTTCCCACCCCCTTTGTCTTGTTTTACATCTTGAACTAGCTGTTTCTTTTTTTCACCAAAAAGTTGAGAAAGCCACTGTACATCAGTAGATTCATCCTTTTTTGAACTCTCAAATTTCAAGAGCTCGACTTCAGTAGGAACTACACCCCAATAATTTAATGAGTCCATGGGTATTTTTTTGTACAAATAACCATCCTTCAGCATCATCCCATCAAGAAACTCAAACATCTCATTAGTATCACGGTCCCGGCGATATTGGATAAGAGGGCGGAACTCCCTGCATTTGTAACATGTTAAAGACTAAACCGTAAACACAGTGCAATAAATTATTGAACACCAACTTACTCAAGTTCACTAGAGCTGATCAGTCTTTGTGCCGGAATGGCAGTCCTCTTAGCAGGAATGCCTCCACCCTACACATGCATACAAGGCGAATATGACAGATATATTTACTAACATCATAAAAAAATGTGATTCATACGTGAACAACTTTGTGTAGTTGCAGGATGGACTATGGAGTAGCTAATCTCTTGGTCTAGTACGAATTTTACTGAGGAAAATGAATAGTAAGCGGAAAACTCATACTAGGCAATAAGTGAATTCAATTACTAGTCTACCGCCACCGCCACCAAaagaaagaaatgaaaaaagtgATCAACATATTATCAGCACACAAAGTTGTAATGCAGCAGCCAGTTGAAATGAAGATTCAATGCCATGTCTGACATAACATAACCAGTTAGTTAGATCATGTAACAGAGTAGgctgttaaaaatcaaataatcgCTCTCTTATTTCAACTAAATAAAAGAAGATGATGAGGCACAAAATATAACCTTCGTCCAGCCATCAAAACCAACTCCTGCAGGGAATATTAAAAAGGACAGAAGAAAAACGGGCTACAAATTCAGATAAGTTTAATCTTCATAAAAATCCCGGAAACAGTCGAAAGGTGGTAAATATAGTTCCAAACTTTCAATGTATGCTAATCCTAAGAATTAACAAATTTCGAATTGAAAAACATTAAATTCATCATCTTGAAAGTGAAAATTTCTTTCAAAAAGTAGAATAAAAAGGGTAAAGTCGTgtaaacattaaaaaatatgCAGAAAGAATCAACTTACAAATTTTCCAGCCATTGCTTTCAAATCAATTCTTGGAATCAGCTTTGCAGTCACCTTTTTCCGAGAATCATTCACAGCTACAACCTAGAATAATCATTGAAACGTCACACAAGATTTTCGGAGAAATGATAACAAGGATTGCTGATAGCATGTTGGAAAGATGCACACCAAGATAAGGAACCAAGAGAATTTAACCATTTCAGTACAGGAACAAATACGTACCATAGCAAGATCACCTTTGTATTTCCCACTCTTTACACGGGCCCACATGCCCTTAGAAATTCCACAAGACTTGTTCCTCACAGACAACAGCTGAGACATTTCACTGTTCGGAAGAGGTGCTGACTTAGTTGAATATATGGTGCAAAGCCCTTTGCATGCCTATAGTTTCATAAACAAATGGATCAGCACTTACTCAATCCCAACCCTGAGCCAACAACAAGACGTTCAAGTAAAATGAGTGCAGAAAGAGTAGGAAGAGCACCTCATAGATATCAGATTGCTTGTCAGCTTCAATAAATATGAAGCCCTTTATATGATCAGGTGCAAATGCAGAAATTATCTGCAGCTTATTTCCCAAACATTTCAAATCCACATATTTCTGCATAAGACAGAATGCAGAATACCTCTCGCGGTCGACCTATGAGAAATTTGTTTGTAATAAATTTGAAGGAAGAAAAAGGAAGTGGCACATAAAAAACTTCAAAATGCTGAATTAGCATGTCCCACAAGTTTATAAAATATACCATGCATTTGACTTTCCAGATTGTTGGATCCTTGGTAGATGGCACATACATGTTCCCCTCTAATCTCTTGCGATCGTAAGTGTCTTCTGCATGAGTAACAAAACCAGCACCGGGTTTATATCGATCTTCCATCATTCTTTCAAACTCTTCCTCACTCATCACCTCCTCTTTAGGAATGAAAGAAACGGGCTGGACTTTCTCGGATTCATTCTTGTTATTGGACTTTTGTGCGAATTCATCTTCAAACAAATCTGTTCCAAATTGAGACAAATCGGTGAGTATTTTGAATAGGAAAAACAATGCCTGATACAAGAAGAAAAAATATCTTGATCACGATTTTATTTCAGATACGCGCATCCAAGTCTTTTAATTAAGCCCATACAGAGAACCAACCCAGCTATTAGCTAGCTTCCTAAGGAGTGCAAGTGAGTTTACAAAATATGGTTTAGTTGATACTTGATAGATTTGGATATCAGA
The sequence above is a segment of the Primulina tabacum isolate GXHZ01 chromosome 6, ASM2559414v2, whole genome shotgun sequence genome. Coding sequences within it:
- the LOC142548833 gene encoding LOW QUALITY PROTEIN: uncharacterized protein LOC142548833 (The sequence of the model RefSeq protein was modified relative to this genomic sequence to represent the inferred CDS: deleted 1 base in 1 codon), whose product is MVSAKGKEKVSDSGGKGKRKLSGGADDDKTGRKRKNRSGALKFFDDASYEVDMDSDDCDDDDEMFDYDLFEDEFAQKSNNKNESEKVQPVSFIPKEEVMSEEEFERMMEDRYKPGAGFVTHAEDTYDRKRLEGNMYVPSTKDPTIWKVKCMVDRERYSAFCLMQKYVDLKCLGNKLQIISAFAPDHIKGFIFIEADKQSDIYEACKGLCTIYSTKSAPLPNSEMSQLLSVRNKSCGISKGMWARVKSGKYKGDLAMVVAVNDSRKKVTAKLIPRIDLKAMAGKFGGGIPAKRTAIPAQRLISSSELEEFRPLIQYRRDRDTNEMFEFLDGMMLKDGYLYKKIPMDSLNYWGVVPTEVELLKFESSKKDESTDVQWLSQLFGEKKKQLVQDVKQDKGGGKSKGPSSSDGKSKGPSSSDGKSKGSSSSDVGTSFMHDLVFFGRRDFGVVIGSEKGDNVKVIKEGSEGPSVITIKQSDLKRASFDKKLFTVIDHHSNTVSINDCVRVLEGPLKDKQGIVKKIYKGILFLCDESEQENDGYICIKGQLCEKVNSSGVASNAKGSEPGSSSFMDLPSSPKSPLSPSKSWQEKDDKCNYKRQENGMFSVGQSLRIRVGPLKGYLCRVLAVRRSDVTVKLDSQKKILTVKSEHLSEVRGRNPAISQGEDVKPFDFLETHDGASGWMDGATLSTEVNTWNAGGSNERSSWSSLPTSSFSLPNESGPVDPVAGDAMKEDSGWQIKATSNQNSSWGAVSVGEKTVPNAGPIDGWGTGSGWKLATTAVSGGTSDSWGKSVEPPLDNSDNAEKNESWGKASEKWSTAGDNCGIKVSWGQSDVSSDRQSGGWGDASRELNKPEASTWKKIKFALRDSAVADESKWQNQDDTKKDGVGGWGKSGPAWGKGRDSELEGLSEKNQEHSQWNLSEKWNDKSASVGNSVHIGISAGDWVNSGSANTSDSQTKNWDTKMVGGIATEKGQADSWNKPKPVGVDGGSSWKQDSKSLWGKQDGTSLSNKHDEGPSWSKPNEGSAGGNEWSSSKQNEDDKPSGWNMPNVSKNSGSSDWGKTSTGNVDGWNKERKPNENNKPSWTTENTSFDGQSSDWSKKGNRGSYEVSEENNLVWTSVSQDKANDAQGGQVAQVCSWKSEKNADGGSSIGWGQSNWLKGETPDTGGNQGSSWSGKSNWNSGNGTDRSNNLDDTGDGGRGGNWRGRGGRGDRGGFSGRGGSGRGGFGGRGDSDHGGFESRWGSDRGGIGGRGRSDRKGGFCGRGGFRGRGRGDWNNSGGDLREEKPYSWNRGSNDDSEGWKGSGSRGSRNWGDKESNQGTNLNPSTQWNKPSDNSEMDTWQSKESNKGGGQSGSWGKAVSASWETASQNESSRWSKVEPSNENKTKEYTKDRETSDSWGKDVAGSRETAQDNASSFGNWNRPKASDGGQTKDSDQNKGPSDSWGKAAASSSWADGSSKGGWS